TCCCCAGTAGAATCAAAATCAGGGGTAGCACCGGTTCGGGACATACTGTTTTATCATCAGTTCCTAATGAAATACTTTCGGTATTTGAGACTATTCAATATCTACTTTGACGTTGTATAATTCAGTCACCCAAAGAATGATATCCCTTGACGGGGCACTACGAGTGAACCGACGGATGGCGACGACCCACCGATACGCTGTGTATGGCTACAAAATCGACGGCCAACAGAAACACCTACTCTCAGGCGAGAACGGGAACTCGCTACTGGACTCCGAAAAGGCTGAAGCGGCCTTATCGGCGCTCAAACGTCCGGTTCGACGACGCGGTCTTCGCCCTCGAAGTGTGCGGAGTTGTCCTGCGGGCGGTAGTTCAGGACCTCCTTGGCGCGTTCGATGGAGTAGTACTTGCGGTCGTTGTCGGAGATGCCGTAGACGGTCTCGTACTCGTAGTCGGCTTCGAGCGCGCACTGGTGGATGTGGGCGCAGTCGGGGTAGGAGAGCCACATCGCCTGGCCGCGCTCGTAGTCGATGGGCGGGTGGCCCCGGGTCAGGTTGCCGATGCGGATGTTACACACCTTGATACCGTACTTGTCGTGGTAGTACCGACCCAGCACCTCGCCGGTGGCCTTCGAGACGCCATAGAGGTTCCCGGGGCGGGGGAACTCCGTCCCGTCGAGGCGGAAGTCGTCCTCGGGGCGGTACATATCCGGTGTGCGGTCCTGTGTCTCGAAGGAGCCGACGGCGTGGTTCGAGGAGGCGAAGACGAACTTCTCGACGCCCTCCTCGACGGCGGCCTCGTATATTTTCTGGGTCCCGTCGATGTTGTTCGACAGCACCGAGTCCCACGGCGCCTCCGGGCGGGGGTCGCCCGCGAGGTGGATGACCGCGCCGACGCCCGAGACCGCCTCTCTGACGTCGTCGGGGTTGTCGACGTCGCCGATGAGGTACTCGTGGTTGGGCTGCTCTGCGGGCGGATTGTGGAACATCAGCTTCCAGTAATAATCCTCTTCGAGGCCTTCGAGGATGGCCTCCCCGACCGCGCCGCCCGCACCTGTGAGTAGAACCGGGTCGTCCATTCGTATTGGGTGGATAGTCATGACACAATAGGTAGCTTGCGGTTCGGGCATCGCTCCCCGTGTCGACGGCCCTGGCCAGTCGAGGGGTCGAGAACACGACCTTCTTGGGCTGGCACCACTCACTATACCGGTATGGACCCCACGTCCCCGCAGGTCGCCTGCTTCGAAGCGGGTATCAAGTTCGGCTCGCTCTACCACCAGTTCGCCGGGACGCCGGTCAGTCCCGACAGCGCCGACTCGCTGGCCCGGGCGATGGAGGAGGCCATCGAGAACCAGCCACACTGTGTGGCCGTGACCGTCTCCGTCCGTGAGGAGCCCCTTCGGGCGGCCATCGACGAGTCGGGCGCCGACTACACCGAACTGACCGGGCGCTTTCTGGACGTCTCGATGACCATCGACTACGAGGGCTGTGTCGTGGAGACGAGCATGGCGATGGAAGATGGCTATCCGCTGATGCAGGTCGATTCGGTTGTGAACCCGTCTCAATAGTGCGAAAATTTTACACGCGCCCGCTGTGCAGTCCCGATAATGTCCCTCCACGCGATCGACGATATCAGCGACGCGATAGATGCGACGAAGTCGTTCCTGTTGCCCTTCGCCGCCCGAACCTGGCTCAAACTGGCGGTCGTCGTCTTCTTCATCAGCGGCGGTGGCGGCGGGCTCAACATCCCCCAGAACAGCGGGAACTTCGGTGGCCAGGACCAGCCCGCCGGTGGCGGCACCGAGCAGTTCTTCGAGGGGGTGCCCTCGACGCTCCATGGGGTGGTGGCCGAGTACGGGACGGAACTGGCCATCATCGTCGGCCTGGCGCTGACGCTCGTGCTCCTCTTCGCGCTCCTGAGCAACTTCATGGAGTTCGTCTTCGTCGAGTCGCTCATCGAACGGGAGGTCCACGTCCGACAGTACCTGGTGGCAAACGTCGGTAACAGCCTGCGGTTGTTCGGCTTCCGACTGGTCGTCGCGCTGGTCTCGCTCACGCTCGTCGTGGGGTTTCTCTACACCATCTTCCTCACCGTCCTCGGCGGGAGTCTGAACAACATCGGTCCGGGGGCGCTGCTGGGGCTGTTTCCCGTGTTCATCATCTTCTTCCTCGGAATCGGGCTCGTCCAGGGACTGCTCACCGGCTTTACCAACGTCTTCGTCGTTCCGATGATGCTCACGAGTTCTCGCGGGGTGCTCGGAAGCTGGAAGCGCCTGCTGGGCTCGATGCGGCGGAATATCAAGCAGTATCTCGGCTATCTCGCCTTCTCTATCGTCCTGGGTATCGGCGTCGGTATCGTCGGCGGTCTCCTCGGGCTCGTCGCAACCTTGCTCCTGGCGATTCCGTTCGTTCTGCTGGGCGCCGCCGTCTTCTTCGGGCTCGGTGGCGGGCAGGTCGCACTGGCGCTCACCGCCGTCGTCGGCGTGCTGTTCGCCCTCTTCTTGCTGCTGGCGACCAACCTCATCCAGGTGCCCCTACAGGCGTTCATGCGCTACTACGCGATGCTCGTCCTGGGCGACATCGACGCGGAGCTGGACCCGATCCCCGAGGTGCGGGAGGATATCAGAGTGGACGAGCCCGATGCCGGCGCGGCACCGTCCGAAGGTATCTGATAAGGATAGTTTCGGTTTCTGGAAAACCGGACCACTCGTGTCGTGCGGTTTCACTTTCACTTTCAGGCGGGCTTTTAATCCCTTCCCACGTCAAGTGCTACCTATGAGTCAGACCAGCCTGGACGACGACGAGCTGTTCGGCGAGGCGGCAAACGAGATGCGAAGCGACGTCGAGGCGTCGCTCGCCGAGGCCCGCGGAGCGCTTCCGGACGGCGACGCTGTCTGGGACGTCGACGCCGACAACACGCTGGGGGTGCTCAACGCGCTCAAGGGCGCGCTGGACGTCGGCGACGCCGAGGACAGTCTACGGGACGCAAAGAAGTGGTACACGATGGGCGAACGCGCCGACGCCTTCGAGGACGCCGACGACCTGGCCGAGGAGATAG
This sequence is a window from Haloarcula salinisoli. Protein-coding genes within it:
- the azf gene encoding NAD-dependent glucose-6-phosphate dehydrogenase Azf, which produces MDDPVLLTGAGGAVGEAILEGLEEDYYWKLMFHNPPAEQPNHEYLIGDVDNPDDVREAVSGVGAVIHLAGDPRPEAPWDSVLSNNIDGTQKIYEAAVEEGVEKFVFASSNHAVGSFETQDRTPDMYRPEDDFRLDGTEFPRPGNLYGVSKATGEVLGRYYHDKYGIKVCNIRIGNLTRGHPPIDYERGQAMWLSYPDCAHIHQCALEADYEYETVYGISDNDRKYYSIERAKEVLNYRPQDNSAHFEGEDRVVEPDV
- a CDS encoding dihydroneopterin aldolase family protein, with product MDPTSPQVACFEAGIKFGSLYHQFAGTPVSPDSADSLARAMEEAIENQPHCVAVTVSVREEPLRAAIDESGADYTELTGRFLDVSMTIDYEGCVVETSMAMEDGYPLMQVDSVVNPSQ
- a CDS encoding DUF7544 domain-containing protein translates to MSLHAIDDISDAIDATKSFLLPFAARTWLKLAVVVFFISGGGGGLNIPQNSGNFGGQDQPAGGGTEQFFEGVPSTLHGVVAEYGTELAIIVGLALTLVLLFALLSNFMEFVFVESLIEREVHVRQYLVANVGNSLRLFGFRLVVALVSLTLVVGFLYTIFLTVLGGSLNNIGPGALLGLFPVFIIFFLGIGLVQGLLTGFTNVFVVPMMLTSSRGVLGSWKRLLGSMRRNIKQYLGYLAFSIVLGIGVGIVGGLLGLVATLLLAIPFVLLGAAVFFGLGGGQVALALTAVVGVLFALFLLLATNLIQVPLQAFMRYYAMLVLGDIDAELDPIPEVREDIRVDEPDAGAAPSEGI
- a CDS encoding DUF5790 family protein, which produces MSQTSLDDDELFGEAANEMRSDVEASLAEARGALPDGDAVWDVDADNTLGVLNALKGALDVGDAEDSLRDAKKWYTMGERADAFEDADDLAEEIETVEDLISDVEDAREQVGDLTSTIPQLRSTLEEFEDAPEADTDADAEEAEA